The Primulina tabacum isolate GXHZ01 chromosome 16, ASM2559414v2, whole genome shotgun sequence genome window below encodes:
- the LOC142528328 gene encoding putative mitochondrial protein AtMg00310, whose product MKVMAFNTLEMNRAESYEAYLGLSAFVGRSKKRSFHSLKEKMFSAGGREVIIKAVAYAIPAYTMSVFRLVDVLCKQIQTMITDYCWGELKKEKRIHLKKWSLPCLSKLNGGAVWCRDLNNFNQALSAKQAWRVLSHPDSLVARIFKAKYFHSSNFLDASRGHNSSFARKSVLWVTR is encoded by the coding sequence atgaaagtcatggcatTTAATACATTGGAGATGAATCGTGCTGAGTCTTATGAGGCCTATCTGGGACTCTCGGCATTTGTGGGAAGAAGTAAAAAGAGAAGTTTCCACAGTTTGAAGGAAAAAATGTTCTCTGCTGGTGGACGAGAAGTTATCATTAAAGCAGTTGCCTATGCTATTCCAGCATACACAATGAGCGTGTTTAGACTCGTAGATGTTTTGTGTAAGCAAATACAGACgatgattactgattactgctGGGGCGAACTCAAAAAAGAGAAGCGGATTCACTTGAAGAAATGGAGTCTTCCATGTCTGTCGAAATTAAATGGAGGGGCTGTGTGGTGTCGTGACTTAAATAACTTTAATCAAGCTTTGTCTGCAAAACAAGCCTGGCGGGTTCTATCTCATCCAGATTCACTTGTTGCTAGAATTTTCAAGGCTAAATATTTCCATTCTAGCAATTTTCTTGATGCATCAAGGGGACATAATTCATCTTTTGCTCGGAAAAGTGTGTTGTGGGTTACTAGATAA